CTCGACCGAGGCGACCAGGTCGTCGCGGCCCGCCTGCCAGGCGAGCCAGCCGGCGGGGGCGCCGTGCGCGGCGGCGTACCGGTCGAGGACGTCGGCCGTGGTGGCCCGCAGGTGGGTGGCCGGCGCACGCTCGCCCACCGGCTTGGGGAGCGCGATGGCTCCGGTGAAGGACACCTGCTCCCCGGCGTACGACGCGCGGCGCTCGGTCCACAGGGCCCGCATGGCGCCCAGGTTGTCGAGGGCACGGCCGACGTGGTCGTCGACGTCGCGGAACGGGTCGGCCAGCGCGGCGGGCGGGGTGCCGAGGTCGAGCCCCAGCTCCAGCCGCCCGCCGGCGAACCAGTCGATGCTGGCGATCTGCTTGGCGCGGACGGCCGCGCTGTGGAGGGAGAGGAGGTCTCCGGACAGTCCGAGCCGGATGCCGCTCGTCGCCCGGGCCAGGCGCTGCAGGCCCAGGTTCGGGTCGTGCGCCCGGTCGGCGGCGGCCTCGCGGTCGCCGCCGGCCCACCAGGAGGCGAGCCCCGCCTGTTCGGCGGCCGCACCGGCCCGCGCGATCGCGGTGCCGAGCGACTCCCCTCCGGTCGTCCGGAAGCTGCAGGCGATTCCGAGGTCCATCGACGTCCTCTCCCTCACGCGGCCAGCGACCCGTGGGTCAGCCGGCCCACTCCGTCAGCGTGCCCTCGGCGGTCCACTCCAGGTAGGCGCCGGGCGCGTTCAGGCTGGCCTGGCCGTCCTTGTAGACGAGCTCGCCGTAGACGGTGTCCTGCGAGGTGATCCCCTCGAGCGCCTTGGCGACCTTGGCCGGGTCCTTGTCGCCGGCCTCCTTGATCGCCTCGGCCAGCAGCCACATGGCGGTGTAGCCCTGGGCTCCGTACATGTCGGGGTCCTTGCCGTACTCCTTGTTGTAGGCCTCGGTGAACTTCGTGGCGAGCTCGTTGTCGGTGAACCCGGCCTGGAAGGGCACGGCGAACAGCGCGCCGGCGAGGCCGCCGCCCGAGGACTTGAAGAGCTCGACGCTGTCGACGCCGTAGCTGGTCAGGATGCGCTTGTCGTAGTCGCGCTCGCGCAGCGACTTCGCCAGCAGCGCCGCGGGGGTGCCGAGCATGCTGGAGACGACGGCGTCGGGGTCCAGGGACTGGATCTCGGTCGCGGCCTGGGTGTAGTTGGTGTCGGTGGACGAGGTGTTGATGGTCTTCACGACGTCCACGCCGTTGCGCTCCAGGGCCGCCTTCCAGATCTCGGCGTCGCCGACCATGCCGTCGTTGTCGGAGGTGACGACGAGGACGGCGGTCTTGATGCCCTCGGCCGGGACGACGGTGTCGATGAACTGGTCGTAGATGCCCTCCGACTCGGCGGGGAGCACGACCGGTCGGTAGACGTACGGCGGCTCGGCGAGGCCGGCGAGGATCGCCGAGGTGACGATCGCGGGGACCTTGCTCTGCTTGATCATCGGCGCGAGGGCACCGGCCTCGGAGGACAGGCCGCAGCACAGCACACCGGAGGCGCCATCGGCGGCGTACTGCTTGTACAGCGCGATGGCCTGGGCGGGGTCACCCTTGATGTCGTCGATCTTGAGGTCGATCGTCTTCCCGTCGCCGAGGAAGTCGCTGTCGTTGATCTCCTCGACGGCGAGCTTCGCCCCCTCGGTGATCGGCACGCCGGCGAAGGCCGCCGGCCCGGAGGTGAGGGCGGGGAAGCCGACGAGGTACTCGGTATCGCCTCCCTCGTCGGAGGAGCTGCATCCCGAGAGGGCGACCAGGGCCGCCGTGGTGATGGCCGCGGTGACGGTACGGAACCGGCGGCGGGGGGTGATGAGTCGAGACACGAGCGTCCCTTTCTTGCGGGCGGGTCAAGCAAATGCTTGATTAATGTGAAGCAAGTGCTTGATCTTAAACACAGTGATGGCGGTCACGCAATGGCCCGAGACGGCAATTCCGGTGGAATCGGGGGGCGGGGTCAGCCGGAGGCGCCCTCGGGCGCCGGCGAGCCGTTCAGCTCGAACCGCCCACGGTCGATGACGACGTCGCCGGCGGGCGTCAGCACCCGGAACCGGCCCTCGTCACCGTCACGCCACACCACCAGGCGCAACGGGTCGCCGGGGAGGACCGGGCGCGTGAAGCGACCG
This region of Nocardioides sp. L-11A genomic DNA includes:
- a CDS encoding ABC transporter substrate-binding protein encodes the protein MSRLITPRRRFRTVTAAITTAALVALSGCSSSDEGGDTEYLVGFPALTSGPAAFAGVPITEGAKLAVEEINDSDFLGDGKTIDLKIDDIKGDPAQAIALYKQYAADGASGVLCCGLSSEAGALAPMIKQSKVPAIVTSAILAGLAEPPYVYRPVVLPAESEGIYDQFIDTVVPAEGIKTAVLVVTSDNDGMVGDAEIWKAALERNGVDVVKTINTSSTDTNYTQAATEIQSLDPDAVVSSMLGTPAALLAKSLRERDYDKRILTSYGVDSVELFKSSGGGLAGALFAVPFQAGFTDNELATKFTEAYNKEYGKDPDMYGAQGYTAMWLLAEAIKEAGDKDPAKVAKALEGITSQDTVYGELVYKDGQASLNAPGAYLEWTAEGTLTEWAG
- a CDS encoding LLM class flavin-dependent oxidoreductase is translated as MDLGIACSFRTTGGESLGTAIARAGAAAEQAGLASWWAGGDREAAADRAHDPNLGLQRLARATSGIRLGLSGDLLSLHSAAVRAKQIASIDWFAGGRLELGLDLGTPPAALADPFRDVDDHVGRALDNLGAMRALWTERRASYAGEQVSFTGAIALPKPVGERAPATHLRATTADVLDRYAAAHGAPAGWLAWQAGRDDLVASVEVLGKVLGDAADGVRRTWCVPVADLPAAREAIASLPVRVDELVADLDHLPTDEEIAAIAAFA